Genomic segment of Pontibacter liquoris:
AGAGTGCGCTGCTGCACAAGGTAAACCGGCAGACGCACCTGAGCGTGCTCAAGCCGCGCATGCTTTCCGGGCACATGCAGGGGCGCATCCTGGCCATGTTCTCCCAGATGCTGCAGCCCCGCCAGATCCTGGAGATCGGGACCTATACCGGTTATTCGGCTCTTTGCCTGGCAGAAGGGCTGCAAGCCGGCGGCACGCTCCACACCATCGACATCAACGAAGAGCTGGAAGACCGCGTGCGGAGTTATTTTGAAGAGGCCGGGCTAACTGCATGTATAAAGTACTACCTGGGCAATGCACTGGAAATCATCCCCACCATCGAGGCCACCTTCGACCTGGTCTTTATCGATGCCGACAAGATCAACTATGCCCGCTACTACGACCTGGTGCTGGACCGCGTGCGCCCCGGCGGCTACATCATTGCCGACAACGTGCTGTGGAGCGGCAAAGTGTTGGCTAAATACCGCAAAAAGCTCGACGAGGATACCAAAGCGGTGCTGGACTTTAACCAAATGGTGCAGGATGATGCCCGGGTGGAGAATGTGCTGTTACCGGTGCGCGACGGCTTGCTGATCGCCCGGAAGAAGTAGTGCGGTTCGAGGTCAGTTCGATGGCAGGAGGAAGCTGCTGCCGAACCGCAGATACTTTTTTTCAGCCGATCAATGTTTTTGGCAATGCTTAATAGCGGCTAATTTCCAAGTATAATATTATAGCTATACTTGTTACCTTGCGTTTGATGCTGGGTTTTATACTTCAGCCTATACTTGGTAGCTGATTTCATACCACCGTTTTATACTTTCGGCTATACCATGTAGCTATCTTACTTCATCCTTTTTATATTTTGGCTATCCTTGGTAGCTGCCCTTCTTCCTCAGTCTAATACTTGCCTCGTTTCATCTTATACTTTGGAGCGCTCCAAGCCCGCGAGGGCTCGTCCTTGCGTTTCGCGCTGTGGCGTGAAGCTGCTCCTCGCTGGCGCTGCGGGCTGCCGCATGCGCGGCACCGCAACACACCAAGGCGCTCAACCCAAGGACTGGGATCAATTCGATAGCTATTGTTTATACTTCAGCTTAAGTATAGGAAGGAAAGAATCAAAAGCTTTTGCTTTGCAACTTAAACCAAGTCCCCCTTTGAAGGGGGTAGGGGGATGTTATTACCTAACCACAATACTTATACTTGTCTCTAGTAAAACAGCCCTCTTTCCTATTCTGTCATCCTGAAAGGATCTTGTGAGCAAGCTAATGAAGCTAAAACTATACTTCTTATACCTAAGCTAAAGTAATTACAGACTCCCCGCCTTAAACACGGAGGGTTTGGGGGTGGTTGGCCTCAGGACCACAACGCCTATACTTCCGAAACAACCAACAGCCAAACTCCCTCCTGTTTTTAGTGCCGGGCTCAGGCAACAGACCTCCCCATTTCCCCAAAAAGCTAATAATCTGGCGCTTGGCCCGTTCTATACTTGCCCGCAGGAGCAGGCTGCTGCTGCGTCTGCAAAAAATAATACAAATAAGTTAGCCAACGGTTTTAGAATGCTTATCAAATTGCGTTAATTTCGTGCTGCTTACCGTCTGTGCTGAACATATTAGCTTATAGCTATTTAGCGGCAACCGCCTCAATGGTAAGTAGAGCCCGAATTCAACGATTAGCCAAGTATAAGTCCCGCTTTGATAATGAGAAAACAGTGTACGCTTCTCTTCCTGCTTTTATTGCCGCTGTTGGCAATGGCCCAGAATATTACAGTGCCCAACAATGTATACTTTGCTGATATCCATCTGAAGCTTTCGGATGGTGCCCAGCAGGAGATCCAGAAGAAAGTGGACGCGCTGCACCGCAACCAGACCTATTTTAAAAAGAAAGTGGAGCTGGCCGATGCTTATTTTCCCATTATTGAGCGCGTATTTAAGGAAGAAGGCGTGCCGGATGATTTCAAATACCTGGCCCTGCAGGAAAGCGGACTGGTGGGCGATGCCATCTCTACTTCCAACGCCGTTGGCTACTGGCAGTTTAAAAAAGAGGCGGCCTCCGACTTTAACCTGCGCATGGACAATGTGGTGGACGAGCGCCGCCACATCATAGAGGCCAGCCGCGGGGCGGCGCGCTATTTTAAGCGCAGCAACAACTACTACGACAACTGGTTTAATGCCCTGCTCTCGTATTA
This window contains:
- a CDS encoding O-methyltransferase, whose product is MEFLDEELQQYAEAHTSPESALLHKVNRQTHLSVLKPRMLSGHMQGRILAMFSQMLQPRQILEIGTYTGYSALCLAEGLQAGGTLHTIDINEELEDRVRSYFEEAGLTACIKYYLGNALEIIPTIEATFDLVFIDADKINYARYYDLVLDRVRPGGYIIADNVLWSGKVLAKYRKKLDEDTKAVLDFNQMVQDDARVENVLLPVRDGLLIARKK